The DNA region ttcaaaaatgacttttaaaaatacattggtgttttgtggctaaaaaatttatggaacggtatttttctgacaagtgcattcgaaagctctgctcatttcctttccaaaacacccctaaacatcaagggttcgttgaagttttgcaaagttatgagcAATTTTGTGGACGCGTCTAAGTCACAAaattaccaatttaaaaaaatgtgttagcttcgtggcgccgaggtgaggacaaatttaaccaaccaaacatggtttcattcataacttggtgggggctattggaaaagtacgttgcttttgatttttcgcaccttgtgtaaatagtggtccactttcagcgagaattactcaatttaagaatttaagaatttaagaatttaagaatttaagaatttaagaatttaagaatttaagaatttaagaatttaagaatttaagaatttaagaatttaagaatttaagaatttaagaattttaggaatttaagaattgaagaattttaggaatttaagaatttaagaatttaagaatttaagcatttaagaatttaagaatttaagaatttaagaatttaagaatttaagaatttaagaatttaagaatttaagaatttaagaatttaagaatttaagaatttaagaatttaagaatttaagaatttaagaatttaagaatttaagaatttaagaatttaagaatttaagaatttaagaatttaagaatttaagaatttaagaatttaagaatttaagaatttaagaatttaagaatttaagaatttaagaatttaagaatttaagaatttaagaatttaagaatttaagaatttaagaatttaagaatttaagaatttaagaatttaagaatttaagaatttaagaatttaagaatttaagaatttaagaatttaagaatttaagaatttgagaatttgagaatttaagaatttgagaatttgagaatttgagaatttaagaatttaagtatttaagtatttaagaatttaagaatttaaaatttttgagatttccgtttttttttgttttcaaaattgtttttatttaatattttttagttttcaaatttagacttattttaattttgattttttttaattttgaatttttctttaaattttgaacttttgattgtttagttttttggagtttttaatttcagatttttataattctgattttagaaatttcggattttgtaaattacaattttaaaaattcaaaaaaactattaaactataaaaaaagtttcgaatttttgatatttgaattttgaatgatggagcattaatttttgaatgttccaATCTTTtcttttcgccaagaatgtttaaatttagaagaaTATTTCTACGGGTAaatcccatctaaaattcaaaggcaaATTGAATATACccactttaaaattaaaaataaataaggttaaaaaacaaGGTAGGGCGATTGACTATAACCGTGGATGACATCAATTAAACACTCTCTCGCAACATTGCAGGTTAGTGAAGATCTGAACACGCAGTTCCGGGCGCAGACGACCCGGCACGACGCCATCAACATCAAGATTCTCAACGCCGGTGCGTGGGCCCGCGGTTCCGAGCGGGTCTCGGTCAGCTTGCCGCTCGAGCTGGAGGATTACATCCCCGAGGTGGAGGACTTTTACAAGAAGAAACATTCCGGCCGGAAGCTGCTGTGGTATCACCACATGAGCAACGGAACCATCACATTCGCCAACAACTCGGGCCGGTTCGACCTGGACGTGACCACGTTCCAGATGGCGGTGCTGTTCGCGTGGAACCAGCGCCCAAACGAGAAAGTTTCCTACGAGAATCTTCGCCTCGCAACCGAACTGCCCGATCCGGAGCTGCGGCGGACGCTGTGGTCGCTGGTGGCCTTCCCGAAGCTCAAGCGCCAGCTGCTGCTGCACGAGCCGGCCGTCGGCAATCCGAAGGACTTTGCCGAGAACACGCTGTTCTGGATCAACCAGGAGTTTGCGCTGGTCAAGAATGGGAAGCCGCAGCGCCGGGGCAAGGTGAATCTCGTTGGACGGCTACAGCTGAGCACCGAGCGGTCCCAGCAGGAGGACAATCAGTCGATCGTGCAGCTGCGGATATTGCGCACCCAGGAGGCCATCATCAAGATCATGAAGATGCGGAAACGACTGAGCAATGCCGCGTTGCAGGTAAGATTCTCTCTTGATTATTTCAAGACTTGCCCCTCACGTGATTTAATTTCGCAGGCCGAACTGGTGGACATCCTGAAGAACATGTTCCTGCCCTCGAAGAAGATGATCAAGGAGCAGCTCGAGTGGCTGATAGAGCACAAGTACATGCGGCGGGACGACGAGGACATCAACACGTTTATTTACATGGCTTAAGGTGGGGGAGGGAAGAGGGAGGGAACGCGTGAGTCTGCAGGGCGGTGCAAACATGCGGAATTGAGTTTACATCTTATCTTGTTGAGCGATATTAAACTTGTGGTGGAAAACACAAAATAAACCATACTAATTTTAAGAAACATCCAGAGGCAAGTGAGTTTTATTCCGTTTTACATGTACAAATTCGAACCGGCCTTAAACTTGAGCTGATAACTGTCCGCACAATCCACCGAGAGTGCTTTGAACAGTTTCAGAATCGGCTTCGCCGACGCAGAATCAACCACCGGACTGTCCAGATAGCAGGCGTACGCTGCTGCCGATCCGGCATGCTCCCGGAACTTCCGATAGCTCAGCGCTCCCGCCGACAAACCCGTAATGACGTTCGGCGCCTCCAACCCTTTCTCGCTCCCGTTAATGCTCCGGATAAAACAAACCTCCTCCGCATCTTCAGCCGGCGTTCCCTTGTGCATTACGCTCGGATGGAAGGACACCGCCGTAACCTGCTGTGCCACATCCAACCAGGGCGCCAACTTCTCCGTTATCCTCCCAAAACTGTTCAGCTCCTTCTCCTCGGACAAGCAGACGAGCAGATCCCGCTCCGGAACGTGGTAAACGCCGACGGAAATATTATGAAACCGGCAAACCGGAGATCGGCCCTTGAGAATCGCCGTGCCGGCGAAGGCCGCAATACCTTGGCCTTCGATGATTAGCAAGTGCTTCAGTTGGTCCAGCTTTAGCTCTGTGTTGTCCTCGTTTAGCCATTCCCACTCGAGactaaaaagttgaattttttttaaaaaaatatcttctaataaaaatgtacaaaattacTCACGGTGCTAGCGGAACCAGCTCTTCGTCCCCCTCGTCGTAATCGTCCCAGAAGGCTCGCGTAGAGGGTTCCACAATTTCACCAAAGTTTAAACTCATCTTTGAGAAAAATtgctcaacaaaaaaatcagccGGCACAAACTTCTGCGCTGACGATGCaatgcaaattcaaaacaaaatgtgCAAGTTGTTGTTTATGACAGcgggctgtgtgtgtgtgtgtgtgtgtggcttgTACTAAAAGTGGGTTTGGGCAGAAATGGTCGAAATTGCATCTCTGGATTTCATTTTAAGATTTGCTGGATTACTGAAAATTATAGATCCAAATGATGCGGCGTGTACCTTctagagaaacggacaatatttatttccagtatcaagaaattaaaagtgagagtatgtgcaacatggagttaaactttctaagcagttgctgtgaaggttcccatggcacttcgaaaagtttaacgTCGTCGGTTTAACTCCATGTTCCATGCACACACTAATCACTTTTAACTCTCGATAGTTTTAGCAAAACAAGGCAAAAGGGCCGTGGTGGGTTTGTAAACATAGAATTTACATTTGGCATGAAAAgaatacactctttgtttacaaactcactaCGCCcctttgggagcgttcttttattacgtcaCGCAGATACGGGGGAAGGGGGGTTCGACGGccatgttacgctccatacaattttttttaaaatttgtatggaaattttgttacgaggggggaggagggggtctaaaaatcagtttttttgcgttacgtaataaaagaacgctccctttggCATTATTTTGCTAGAGTCATTTTAAATGTGCGTGATGCAAAACGTTTAAGCCTGGTCTACAAAAGGAAACTCGCAGGATCGCAGATGCAAGCGCAAGTTTTAAACACATGCAAATCAATCTGATCTTCCACAATGCCAATGCTGCGGTGCTGCGATTCTGTACTAAAATCGCAGACTGCAGGCCGCaagttctaaattttgaaataaatgttgACAGTTCCAAATGGGAAATCACAGCAACCAACGCAGCTCATTGTAGATACTCGCAGGAATGTCTGCGTTTTTATAACGAAAATTTTTCACATCTGTCGTCGCGGCGCAGCGTAGGATCGCAGCAGTTTCCCGATGTAGtcacaaaatattctagcagagctggttctgccagaatcctgctgtaagaatatccagctctgtataAGAACTTTGCTAGAATCCTGCAAGAACGTCGTGAATGGGAAGTGACTGAAACCAAAGGCGAGGCGTAGTCCTACGTTACACTGTCTATGTTGAATTactacacgcaaaacggacattaggtataaattcctaatttttagtattttttgaacttatgttctagcttgtcaaattatacctaaaaattagtatttttttcttcctaaaatttaggatttttttagaacactgaagtacttcttaaaaattcctaaattttagtattttttttagttctaaaattgcgattcacgttttgacaagtcaaaacaaaataatttcgtgGCTGTGAGTTGGTGTTCCGCAGTGCTGCTGAAAACTTTGGAACTTTGGCAAGGTAAGTGTGGCTCGCGTGCTtgtggaagaggaggaggaggaggacggaaccTTCAACTCCCGGCGGAATTAAAAATGCCGCCTCTTCCCTCTCGTGCTCTGGAGGACGGATATTTGCGGAAGAGCTGGAAAGGGGAAGTATAAACTGACCCCAGCCGTGGGGATTGTGCGACCGTGGCGATTGTGTGAATGAAAAATTGTATCGAGTTTGAGTTTAACGAaccaatttttatctttttctgaTTTGGTTGGACCTCGGGTTGGACGTTGCGGGTGTGTGTATGCGTTTGTGAAAGTGCGTTtgtgaaagtgtgtgtgtgtgtgtgtgtgtgtgtgtgtgtgtgtgtgtgtgtgtgtgtgtgtgtgtgtgtgtgtgtgtgctcgtgtGTGTATGCGAGACTGAAAGTGAGTGGGTGGGGGTAGACGAagaaaaagagagaaagaaagagaacgtgggagagagaagaggagagggagagaaaaagtgGTAGAGAAGAGGGAgtgaaagagagcgaaaatggGAAAGGGAGAGAGAAAGTAGAAAAGGGAGAGAAAGGGGGAGTTTGTGAGAGAAGGCTGGAGGGGAAGAGCGAGAGAAAATGTGGGAAAGAGATAGGGTGAGGGTagaggaagagagagatagaaagtaagagagagagaaagtgggagtgAGAGGGGCAAAGATGAAGAAAGAGAGATATAAGAGATATAGTTGGAGAGAGAGAGTAGGAGatggagagatagtaggagagggagagatagtaggagagggagagatagtaggagagggagagagatagtaggagagggagagagagtaggagagGCAGAGAGAAAGTGGGAAAGAGAGAGGTGAGAAAATATGGGAAGGGAGAGAGGgtaggagagaaagagaaaaagttgaattgagaggaagggaagagagagatagcagggaacaggaagagcgagaaaatagaaagagaggggagagagagaaaattttaaaaatctctgaTTCCAAACATTATTAAACtccaaaaaatcttatattctacaattccaaatatttaaagattaaaatgttgaagttgttaaaatattaaaatattaaaatattaaaatatcaaaatattaaaatattaaaatattaaaatattaaaatattaaaatattgaaatattaaaatattcaaatattcaaatattcaaatattaaaatattaaaatattaaaatattaaaatattaaaatattaaaatattaaaatattaaaatattaaaatattaaaatattaaaatattaaaatat from Culex quinquefasciatus strain JHB chromosome 3, VPISU_Cqui_1.0_pri_paternal, whole genome shotgun sequence includes:
- the LOC119769699 gene encoding uncharacterized protein LOC119769699; the protein is MSLNFGEIVEPSTRAFWDDYDEGDEELVPLAPLEWEWLNEDNTELKLDQLKHLLIIEGQGIAAFAGTAILKGRSPVCRFHNISVGVYHVPERDLLVCLSEEKELNSFGRITEKLAPWLDVAQQVTAVSFHPSVMHKGTPAEDAEEVCFIRSINGSEKGLEAPNVITGLSAGALSYRKFREHAGSAAAYACYLDSPVVDSASAKPILKLFKALSVDCADSYQLKFKAGSNLYM